The sequence ATCGGCCACATCCACAGGCACGTCAGTCACGCTCCACATCTTCCCGGCATAGGGAATGCGTCCTGCCGGGTCCGCCACCAGCTCTATAGGCTCCTCAAACGAAACGGCTATCTCCACGTCCGCACTGTCAGCGTCCAGCATGGCCACAACCAGCTTCGGATCCGGCAGCCCCTGCTGTTCCCTGTCCGTATCCCTCTCCACAAGCCACGCCATCACCAGTGCCAGCAGGTGGTGCCCATCGCCGGGGTACTGGTACACATCAATGGATGCCTCATACCTGAACCGCGCCACCTCAAAGCCGTTCCCCATCTCCTTCCCGGTGGGAATAAGGTCGCCGCTGTCCACATAGGCGTTGAACA is a genomic window of Desulfovibrio psychrotolerans containing:
- a CDS encoding phage tail protein; protein product: MRKLQALTMFLIQATGLPRSVFNAYVDSGDLIPTGKEMGNGFEVARFRYEASIDVYQYPGDGHHLLALVMAWLVERDTDREQQGLPDPKLVVAMLDADSADVEIAVSFEEPIELVADPAGRIPYAGKMWSVTDVPVDVADAVHGMDGQAVDGGHNG